In the Triticum aestivum cultivar Chinese Spring unplaced genomic scaffold, IWGSC CS RefSeq v2.1 scaffold132029, whole genome shotgun sequence genome, CTTGGGCATTATCTGCCTTCGGCTTCACAATCTGCAGAAGCACGCGCTTCAGCAAACCCTCGAAATCCTTTGTGCCGCCGAACGCCTGAGACACAGACACTTGCGCTTGGTGTGGgaactcctcctccagcttccggCACACCTCTATCGCCAGTGTAGTCTTCCCGAGCCCGCCAAATCCCACGATGGATAACACCTTGAGATTCCCACCAACTGCCTTCACCATGTTGGTCAGTTTATCAGCCTGCGCCGTGATGCCGACGAGATGGTCGGGGTCGTTTGCTGCCGGCAGGCCGAGCGCATGGCGGGGCACGGGCGTGGGAGCGGCTAAAGAAGAAGTAGTGCATCGCAGTAGCGCCTCACGGCTGACGCCGTAACGCGCGTGGCGCTCGCTGATGACGACTGCACGAGCGCGGAGCTCCTGGATCTCACGGGCCAGCCGGCGGCGAGGGAAGAGCGTCGCGAGGACACGCTTGGACCAGACGAGGAAGCGGTCTCTTGGCCGGCACCGGATGCGGAA is a window encoding:
- the LOC123177041 gene encoding disease resistance protein Pik-2-like, encoding MEGTTAQLVSIVGQLVGKEYRQLRGVSAQVAELSDELETMKAILRMLSEAEEGAVDHFIRVWMKQVRELAYDAEDCVHLYIFRIRCRPRDRFLVWSKRVLATLFPRRRLAREIQELRARAVVISERHARYGVSREALLRCTTSSLAAPTPVPRHALGLPAANDPDHLVGITAQADKLTNMVKAVGGNLKVLSIVGFGGLGKTTLAIEVCRKLEEEFPHQAQVSVSQAFGGTKDFEGLLKRVLLQIVKPKADNAQGMKIEEPLDSVDNKDEGALIRMLHELLKDKR